Genomic DNA from Plasmodium yoelii strain 17X genome assembly, chromosome: 3:
tttttttactgtAAATATGAATGCATTTTGTCAATCCctaattttgatatattcaaataattaaaaaaaaaaaaaaaatgttatcgaatttgttttaaattaaaaataaaagttaaatttttaattgatATATTACATTCGTTATATTTTGGTTTTGCTCAAATTTTCCactatataatttttctcaTTTATTCCTTAACAATTTTACAtatcctttttttatttattacttataaatgtttatttagaatttttattcatcattataattcactctatatttatttcaattatcgttttatatatatatactacatacatgtatttttatttataatatgtatataatttatgtaGGATAAAAAAGGACTAACAATTGTTGCCTTggcattttttatatagtaacatattattataatctcTCTCTATAAacgtatttatttatatgtagcattatttatattagcattatttatattagcattatttatattagcattatttatatgtaacattatttatattagcattatttatatgtaacattatttattaacCGGTTTGGGGatatataatgcatattatatcgtacatataaaaaatgataaattttcTTTGTCAATAATCCTATGGATAGTCATAAATTTACCATTTAAATTATGTTATCATTAGTTTGAGtttcaaaaatatgtatatatacactatgaaataaaatacttatggtatatttataaatgtgcctttttttgtttttattctACTTATCGAACAATgctattacaaaaaaaaagcaaaacaTTTattgggaaaaaaaaaaaaaaaaaagttcgatatatttaatattaaaaaatatacgattgtatattttaacaatacatatgtatagatatatatatatatatatatattgaagGAAACTATTTCGATTACTTAgttttaagttttatttttttttcaaaataataataactttttcAGCTTAATGCTATAACTAATATAGTACTCGAGGCAATGCCtccaaatatatatatggacagatttgtacatatattgcgaattttatatttctcttttattttattttttttttgcatttatTTTAACAAATGCATGTTAAAATCGAAAAACCGTATGCTCCCCCCGAATTTATGAAGTCAGGTACCCATTTCAAATATCCCTTAAAACGTTTATTACATTTGTTTTGTATAATTCACGGATAGTCGACTTTTGTTAAATATGCATCGGTCGTGATGGCATCGGTCGTGATATACATGCGTGATGGCATACATGCCAACTCTTCGCTTTGCCTTTTGCAGATCAAAACATTGAAGATGTGAGTGATAAAGATGATGAAGATCAAATTACAGAAGAAGATAGTTGGATTGTGATAGGATCTTTTTTTGGAAGTCATGGTTTGGTAAACCAACAAATTGAAAGTTATAATGATTTTATAGAATATAGAATGCAAGAAATTATAGATGAACATCCAAATATCGAAATAAAACCTCAACCACAATATAGACCAGataaagatgaaaataataatataatttattctttaaaatttgGGCAATTATCTTTAGATAGACCTTTttttgatgaaaaaaatctaattaataaaaatttatggCCTCAAGAAGCCAGATTACGAAACTTAACATATTCATCTGCtatatatattgatattGAACAGAGTACATATATTGTTGatgaaaatacaaaaaaacaaatcttaaaagaaaaatttgTATATGAACGTATAAATTTAGGTAGAATACCACTTATGCTTAAATCGATGTTTTGTTGGACAAAAGGTTTACCTGACAATGATATTTCAGATATGGGAGAATGTAGTTTAGATCAAGGTggatattttattgttaatggTGGTGAAAAGGTTTTAGTTGCTCAGGAAAGAATggcaaataattttatatatgtatttaaaaaaaaacattctTCAAAATTTGGTTGGATTGCAGAAATTCGATCTCAAATGGAAAAATCACAAGCTACATCTGCTTTTTCtgtaaaaatgaaaacaaaaTCGGGTTCTAGAGGTAGTGGTGGATCTGGAAAATCAAGTGGTGGATTACTTGTTGCTACATTACCATATATAAGAACTGAAATTTCAGTTGGAATATTATTTAGGGCATTAGGATGTACATCTGATAGAGATATTTTACAACGTATTGTATATgatttaaatgataaaatgatgataaatatattaaaggAAACGTTAGAAGAATGTATTGATTATCCGACTCAAGATATCTGTTTAGATTATATTGGAAAAAGAGGACCAACAGTTGGTGCATCACGTGATAAAAGAATTTTATATGCAAAAGAATTATTACGAAAAGAAGTATTACCACATATGGGTACAGGACCAGGAGTTGAAAGTAgaaaatcatattttattggATATATGATAAATAGATTATTATTAGCAGAATTAGGAAGAATAAAAGAAGATGATAGAGATcattttggaaaaaaaagattAGATATTGCTGGACCACTTATGGCAAGTAGTTTTGCTacttattttagaaaaatggCAAAAGATGTAAAAAGAGTATTACAAAGACAgatagataataataaaccaTTTGATGTAGCTGGAGCTATAAGAAGTTGTTCTCAAATAACACAAGGAATGCAATATCAATTAGCAACAGGAAATTGGGGTAAAGATAAAGATGGTAAAGTTATAAGAACAGGTGTAGCACAAGTATTAAATAGATTAACATATTCTTCATGTTTATCACATTTAAGAAGATTAAATACACCATTAGGTCGAGAAGGAAAAATGGCAAAACCGAGGCAATTACATAATACACATTGGGGTATGATATGTCCATTTGAAACTCCGGAAGGTCAATCAGTTGGTTTAGtaaaaaatttatcattAATGTGTGATATAAGTGTTGGTACATctactaataatatatatgaatttttaacAGAATGGGGTCTAGAATCACTAGATGAAGTACCACCACAATTAATGAAAGAAAaagtaaaattatttttgaatGGAAAATGGGTTGGCTGTTTTAATCAAATAGATAACTTAATAGAAACTTTATATGAATTAAGAAGAAGATGTGATATATCTCCAGAAGCTTCAATTGTTAGAGATGTAAATagtaaagaaataaaaatttttacaGATTCAGGTAGAGCCATGAGACCATTATATGTAGTAAAAAATGTAGGAGGTAAAAATAAgttaaaattaacaaaagaacatataaaaaatgctaCAAAATATCcagataaatataattgggATTATTTTATACAAGAAGGTATTATTGAATATATAGATTGTGAAGAAGAAGAAACAACTATGATAAGTATGTTTATAGATGATTTAAAAACTGGAACAggttattataataattacacACATTGTGAAATCCATCCATCTTTAATTTTAGGAGTTTGTGCATCTATTATCCCATTTAGTGATCATAATCAGAGCCCACGTAATACATATCAAAGTGCAATGAGTAAACAAGCAATGGGTATATATGTAACAAACTTTAACATAAGGTTAGATACATTAGCTCATTTATTATACTATCCTCAAAAACCATTAGTATGTACAAAAGCTACagaatatttacattttaaaGATTTACCAGCTGGAATCAATGCAATTGTGGCAATTATGTGTTATACAGGATATAATCAAGAAGATAGTTTAATTATGAATCAATCTTCTATTGATCGAGGATTATTTAGAAGTGTATTTTATCGTACATATACTAGTGAAGAAAAACAACAAGGTAGTTTGATAATTGAATCTTTTGAAAAACCATCTATAAGAGTAGTTAAAGGATTGAAAAGAGGTGATTATACAAAATTAGAAGATGATGGTTTAATAGCACCTGGAATTCGGGTTCTAGGTgatgatattattattggTAAAGTATCTCCAAGTATAGATGATGAAGAGGATATAATAATTCAAAGAAAAATTCCTAATACATCTTTGAGTACatctaataataaaaatatttatgatacTACAGTTGGTAGTGATAATATTAGTAGTAATTCTAGTGTGATGGGAAATCCATCATATGGTTCTACTATGTTAGATGCAG
This window encodes:
- a CDS encoding DNA-directed RNA polymerase subunit beta, with the protein product MHVKIEKPYAPPEFMKSDQNIEDVSDKDDEDQITEEDSWIVIGSFFGSHGLVNQQIESYNDFIEYRMQEIIDEHPNIEIKPQPQYRPDKDENNNIIYSLKFGQLSLDRPFFDEKNLINKNLWPQEARLRNLTYSSAIYIDIEQSTYIVDENTKKQILKEKFVYERINLGRIPLMLKSMFCWTKGLPDNDISDMGECSLDQGGYFIVNGGEKVLVAQERMANNFIYVFKKKHSSKFGWIAEIRSQMEKSQATSAFSVKMKTKSGSRGSGGSGKSSGGLLVATLPYIRTEISVGILFRALGCTSDRDILQRIVYDLNDKMMINILKETLEECIDYPTQDICLDYIGKRGPTVGASRDKRILYAKELLRKEVLPHMGTGPGVESRKSYFIGYMINRLLLAELGRIKEDDRDHFGKKRLDIAGPLMASSFATYFRKMAKDVKRVLQRQIDNNKPFDVAGAIRSCSQITQGMQYQLATGNWGKDKDGKVIRTGVAQVLNRLTYSSCLSHLRRLNTPLGREGKMAKPRQLHNTHWGMICPFETPEGQSVGLVKNLSLMCDISVGTSTNNIYEFLTEWGLESLDEVPPQLMKEKVKLFLNGKWVGCFNQIDNLIETLYELRRRCDISPEASIVRDVNSKEIKIFTDSGRAMRPLYVVKNVGGKNKLKLTKEHIKNATKYPDKYNWDYFIQEGIIEYIDCEEEETTMISMFIDDLKTGTGYYNNYTHCEIHPSLILGVCASIIPFSDHNQSPRNTYQSAMSKQAMGIYVTNFNIRLDTLAHLLYYPQKPLVCTKATEYLHFKDLPAGINAIVAIMCYTGYNQEDSLIMNQSSIDRGLFRSVFYRTYTSEEKQQGSLIIESFEKPSIRVVKGLKRGDYTKLEDDGLIAPGIRVLGDDIIIGKVSPSIDDEEDIIIQRKIPNTSLSTSNNKNIYDTTVGSDNISSNSSVMGNPSYGSTMLDAGSEPNVNDRYTSGSSSVGSDTSSRINSVSGQSHTTLVTGAESDRYGSTTGATIREDVEVPTLTIRTTNAMKQYKKDCSLSIRSNENGVIDTVMLSSNSRGNKFAKVKVRSVRIPQIGDKFASRHGQKGTIGITYRMEDMPFTSDGTFPDIIMNPHAVPSRMTIGHLVECLAGKVAAIEGGEGDATPFSKITVQEISERLHRLGYEKYGNDILYNGHNGKMLTSKIFIGPTFYQRLKHMVEDKIHARSRGPLTMITRQPTEGRSRDGGLRFGEMERDCMISHGSAKMLKERLFEESDAYRVHVCDICGLCCVADINKNAYECTICNSKTNISQIYIPYACKLLFQELMTMAIYPKLVLEDM